From a single Apium graveolens cultivar Ventura chromosome 2, ASM990537v1, whole genome shotgun sequence genomic region:
- the LOC141707989 gene encoding WAT1-related protein At1g25270-like isoform X3, whose protein sequence is MSLSGLELFLNRQRPIYKCHTKGQGGSLVYPCYTQGMLASGMMFTFIAWCIRMRGPLFVSILNPLMLVLMVIAGSLVLNEHLHLGSVLGALTIVCGLYAVLWGEGKEIKRIAQLMPEVSSRDTAKPIDIVIISSSGASENQKNVVRDNNNTSEASTIHSPANSNEMN, encoded by the exons ATGAGCTTATCTGGGCTGGAGCTTTTTCTTAACAG ACAGAGACCCATATACAAATGCCATACAAAAGGCCAAGGAGGTAGCTTGGTATATCCTTGTTATACCCAG GGGATGTTGGCTTCCGGAATGATGTTCACATTTATTGCATGGTGTATACGCATGAGGGGTCCTCTATTTGTATCTATTTTGAACCCTCTGATGCTTGTACTTATGGTTATAGCTGGATCATTGGTACTCAATGAGCATTTACATCTGGGAAG TGTGCTTGGAGCATTAACAATAGTTTGTGGATTATACGCTGTGCTTTGGGGAGAAGGGAAGGAAATAAAGAGGATTGCACAGTTAATGCCTGAAGTAAGCTCTAGAGATACAGCCAAACCTATAGATATTGTTATAATTTCATCATCGGGAGCATCAGAAAACCAGAAGAATGTTGTTCGTGACAACAATAACACGAGTGAGGCCTCTACGATCCATTCTCCAGCAAACAGCAATGAAATGAATTAG
- the LOC141707989 gene encoding WAT1-related protein At1g25270-like isoform X1, translating into MLQGFNINVFFHLPNVLPNSQNWRVHLLLCRRQRPIYKCHTKGQGGSLVYPCYTQGMLASGMMFTFIAWCIRMRGPLFVSILNPLMLVLMVIAGSLVLNEHLHLGSVLGALTIVCGLYAVLWGEGKEIKRIAQLMPEVSSRDTAKPIDIVIISSSGASENQKNVVRDNNNTSEASTIHSPANSNEMN; encoded by the exons ATGCTGCAAGGGTTTAATATCAACGTGTTTTTTCATTTGCCTAATGTCTTGCCTAATTCGCAAAACTGGCGAGTTCACCTATTGTTATGCAGAAG ACAGAGACCCATATACAAATGCCATACAAAAGGCCAAGGAGGTAGCTTGGTATATCCTTGTTATACCCAG GGGATGTTGGCTTCCGGAATGATGTTCACATTTATTGCATGGTGTATACGCATGAGGGGTCCTCTATTTGTATCTATTTTGAACCCTCTGATGCTTGTACTTATGGTTATAGCTGGATCATTGGTACTCAATGAGCATTTACATCTGGGAAG TGTGCTTGGAGCATTAACAATAGTTTGTGGATTATACGCTGTGCTTTGGGGAGAAGGGAAGGAAATAAAGAGGATTGCACAGTTAATGCCTGAAGTAAGCTCTAGAGATACAGCCAAACCTATAGATATTGTTATAATTTCATCATCGGGAGCATCAGAAAACCAGAAGAATGTTGTTCGTGACAACAATAACACGAGTGAGGCCTCTACGATCCATTCTCCAGCAAACAGCAATGAAATGAATTAG
- the LOC141707989 gene encoding WAT1-related protein At1g25270-like isoform X2, with translation MLMVFKLITNISICRQRPIYKCHTKGQGGSLVYPCYTQGMLASGMMFTFIAWCIRMRGPLFVSILNPLMLVLMVIAGSLVLNEHLHLGSVLGALTIVCGLYAVLWGEGKEIKRIAQLMPEVSSRDTAKPIDIVIISSSGASENQKNVVRDNNNTSEASTIHSPANSNEMN, from the exons ATGCTAATGGTTTTTAAACTAATAACGAATATATCTATTTGCAGACAGAGACCCATATACAAATGCCATACAAAAGGCCAAGGAGGTAGCTTGGTATATCCTTGTTATACCCAG GGGATGTTGGCTTCCGGAATGATGTTCACATTTATTGCATGGTGTATACGCATGAGGGGTCCTCTATTTGTATCTATTTTGAACCCTCTGATGCTTGTACTTATGGTTATAGCTGGATCATTGGTACTCAATGAGCATTTACATCTGGGAAG TGTGCTTGGAGCATTAACAATAGTTTGTGGATTATACGCTGTGCTTTGGGGAGAAGGGAAGGAAATAAAGAGGATTGCACAGTTAATGCCTGAAGTAAGCTCTAGAGATACAGCCAAACCTATAGATATTGTTATAATTTCATCATCGGGAGCATCAGAAAACCAGAAGAATGTTGTTCGTGACAACAATAACACGAGTGAGGCCTCTACGATCCATTCTCCAGCAAACAGCAATGAAATGAATTAG
- the LOC141707989 gene encoding WAT1-related protein At1g25270-like isoform X4 yields the protein MGKGMLASGMMFTFIAWCIRMRGPLFVSILNPLMLVLMVIAGSLVLNEHLHLGSVLGALTIVCGLYAVLWGEGKEIKRIAQLMPEVSSRDTAKPIDIVIISSSGASENQKNVVRDNNNTSEASTIHSPANSNEMN from the exons ATGGGGAAG GGGATGTTGGCTTCCGGAATGATGTTCACATTTATTGCATGGTGTATACGCATGAGGGGTCCTCTATTTGTATCTATTTTGAACCCTCTGATGCTTGTACTTATGGTTATAGCTGGATCATTGGTACTCAATGAGCATTTACATCTGGGAAG TGTGCTTGGAGCATTAACAATAGTTTGTGGATTATACGCTGTGCTTTGGGGAGAAGGGAAGGAAATAAAGAGGATTGCACAGTTAATGCCTGAAGTAAGCTCTAGAGATACAGCCAAACCTATAGATATTGTTATAATTTCATCATCGGGAGCATCAGAAAACCAGAAGAATGTTGTTCGTGACAACAATAACACGAGTGAGGCCTCTACGATCCATTCTCCAGCAAACAGCAATGAAATGAATTAG